From a region of the Argiope bruennichi chromosome 8, qqArgBrue1.1, whole genome shotgun sequence genome:
- the LOC129980637 gene encoding notch-regulated ankyrin repeat-containing protein-like — translation MSQADVHSSYQEDLIQAVRDGDAIELQKILQRWEGCVNINYYDKEGQTALHLSCMDGNLELVKLLVKFGADIRLANRDGWSALHIAAYGGHQDIAVFLIANSTRR, via the coding sequence ATGAGCCAAGCCGATGTCCACTCTTCTTACCAAGAAGATCTAATTCAGGCAGTAAGGGATGGAGATGCAATCGAACTTCAGAAGATTCTCCAAAGATGGGAAGGGtgtgtaaatattaattattatgacaAAGAAGGTCAGACGGCTTTGCATCTTAGCTGTATGGATGGAAATTTAGAATTAGTGaaacttttagtaaaatttgGTGCTGATATTCGCCTAGCGAACAGGGACGGATGGAGTGCTTTGCATATAGCCGCTTATGGTGGTCATCAAGATATAGCTGTGTTTCTGATAGCGAATTCAACTAGAAGATAA